From Mya arenaria isolate MELC-2E11 chromosome 12, ASM2691426v1, the proteins below share one genomic window:
- the LOC128211208 gene encoding uncharacterized protein LOC128211208 isoform X10 gives MQGRPLNRAPGRFPVAARHDARPKAADKGKRLQSLPSKKEEHASMVEDRNATSAPSKEQQGGCQPMPQINNLVGKEQTTATATSVNHKPSQEHLPVKQQQPQKPEMAKISPIEKERERKPQPDVKTNSDGSGRTTAAGAKDDGKRTVAAREERKSVNMPGAAGRSTQQDDRKRSETFTKSVDVAGGGKETSTAKQGYRKLPPDDHGPAEPPRLPSVTVPLKTAEPTRQPSPEPDPRHVLTVRQQQAEADRKRAREQKERQLENQRQKEKEREITIEASPRRATSEKTDKSWSTIKSSKQNPAASSLQPAMKSKTSMEISQVPPLEMSDRKRREVTIVDPKTMKAYDTEEGEIMDEAFMHEYEYKHGADLHSKTFNEMTDEEKIEYFRDYMKMRPEQIRELTFHPRVTEPKTIHRAYTGVDVGNWGRNRVKSSTRPKSRRVSVYKKVKTVAPPQRKAFVHSRLQGVVYRHINKVYGASPREEREKRFFEKLARVQMDDMQHQYELLADRERRTFEAKLRQRDQLKRVRKKFEEDSWRRFMTQYVTSKVVESEYSNRQDYGLPNNISRGRPHHANPYARSQRQMYALTPNRRQKLNQKKFSSMFKYNMGPEYKAGGKPMKFEGIDTVYIDTEDEQAEENYQQKSIPGQPKRKKQNVDAIMREAKRILDQSDNEDIDDEPERIRPKPRDRQRPARPRPQHRRSRDVRSDRDDRSSMTTTTKSGHTGVSGTSRTTGSRKPAPSKNIKDIISTRRKERYQATSFETMKENLLKDSDTLNRSNNVQKFTAHSDKSPDEGYSSKVSESVKSEENARPIGRSMRTPPDSPVQKNVTKTTVTKVTKTTHTGGKKDDDTVSTASKWKVNEGNVYLDHTETQMGSMNQKSDSTTKRIPSRTPSRVSKASFRQESKLPSHSESPTKDKNLSLDTKQASRAPSRISEQLASKENKNAKRAPSRTSFANNDASVATNTSNKTTVTTTTTTVTQENKRTPSNTDSRTAPKDNSSAVFLTQTGDDDEEKSHSDVTAIDAVNEVNRSFHEDSVTKKTPSVNASRETISAGRSSVMGSQSQNKKPSSILVSKNTPTGANGSLRESEKQPKRVSVVDNPHRSETPVQSDYRNMNGHASPYAKSTTSDKPVPKTSVTHNVNKRVTEKVVEHEYERGHGAHPNQVKKVPQKQNEPTKNLDNDALVSKKITYQDRNKQTLVSNPKLKRLSKDSGQTNQTRPSRSRTPIGDGRTAVNGDIKMNRDEYEKKNAGKPKKSTGRRSKSPGTRKRSSSSGRKGRGRKRSTSGERARKKSTSRERKHAVTPSRFPDIQKKNGKWEVSVQEEEKVTEVAPAASQWRDLVNKYIRQPSPKVGRTDDRSLLDSNLDTDDEDEDIFTRMQKRYDLSVNSDSDRD, from the exons ATGCAGGGACGACCGCTCAATAGAGCGCCCGGACGGTTTCCGGTGGCGGCCAGGCATGATGCACGGCCCAAAGCGGCGGACAAAGGGAAGCGGTTGCAGTCACTGCCTTCTAAGAAAGAGGAACATG CTTCCATGGTCGAAGACCGTAACGCGACATCGGCACCATCGAAGGAACAGCAAGGGGGCTGTCAACCCATGCCCCAGATCAATAACCTTGTTGGCAAGGAACAAACAACTGCTACCG CCACCTCAGTAAATCATAAACCGAGCCAAGAGCATCTGCCAGTCAAACAGCAACAGCCACAGAAACCGGAAATGGCCAAAATATCTCCAATAGAAAAAGAGCGAGAACGGAAACCCCAACCGGATGTGAAGACAAATTCAGACGGTAGTGGAAGAACAACGGCAGCTGGTGCGAAGGATGACGGAAAGCGAACGGTGGCAGCTCGCGAGGAAAGGAAGTCTGTAAACATGCCAG GCGCGGCCGGTCGCAGTACACAACAAGATGACCGAAAACG GTCCGAAACATTTACCAAAAGCGTCGACGTGGCGGGTGGAGGGAAGGAAACATCTACAGCAAAACAAGG TTACCGGAAGTTACCGCCAGATGACCACGGGCCGGCCGAACCTCCAAGGCTTCCTTCAGTGACAGTTCCGCTAAAGACGGCGGAACCCACACGTCAGCCGTCACCGGAACCGGATCCGCGTCACGTGTTGACCGTCAGGCAACAGCAGGCGGAGGCGGACCGGAAGCGCGCCCGCGAGCAGAAAGAACGACAACTGGAAAATCAGAGACAAAAAGAGAAGGAGCGCGAAATTACAATCGAAGCATCGCCGCGCAGAGCAACTTCCGAGAAAACTGACAAAAGTTGGTCAACTATTAAGTCGAGTAAACAAAATCCAGCAGCCAGTTCCTTACAGCCAGCGATGAAGTCTAAAACGTCAATGGAAATTTCGCAAGTCCCGCCATTAGAAATGTCGGACCGGAAACGAAGGGAGGTTACTATTGTAGATCCGAAAACTATGAAAGCGTATGACACTGAAGAGGGTGAAATTATGGATGAAGCGTTTATGCACGAATATGAGTACAAGCACGGTGCGGATTTACATTCTAAGACATTTAATGAAATGACAGatgaagaaaaaatagaatACTTTAGAGACTATATGAAAATGAGACCGGAACAAATTCGCGAGTTAACGTTTCACCCAAGAGTTACGGAGCCTAAAACTATCCACAGAGCTTACACGGGCGTTGACGTAGGCAATTGGGGCAGAAATAGAGTTAAGTCAAGTACACGGCCAAAATCTCGTAGAGTTAGCGTGTATAAGAAAGTAAAGACTGTCGCGCCACCGCAAAGGAAGGCGTTCGTACATAGTAGGTTACAAGGCGTGGTTTATAGACACATTAATAAAGTTTACGGCGCATCACCGCGCGAAGAACGAGAAAAACGTTTCTTTGAGAAACTTGCGCGGGTTCAAATGGATGATATGCAGCATCAGTATGAACTGTTGGCAGATCGGGAGCGGCGAACGTTCGAGGCCAAGCTACGACAACGTGATCAATTAAAACGTGTACGCAAAAAGTTCGAGGAAGACTCATGGCGACGTTTCATGACACAGTACGTGACCTCAAAGGTTGTCGAATCGGAGTATAGTAATAGACAGGACTATGGACTTCCAAACAATATTTCACGCGGACGTCCGCATCATGCTAACCCCTATGCAAGAAGTCAACGTCAAATGTATGCGTTGACGCCAAATCGACGTCAAAAACTGAACCAGAAAAAGTTCTCAAGCATGTTCAAATACAATATGGGCCCCGAGTATAAGGCTGGAGGGAAACCAATGAAGTTTGAAGGAATTGACACCGTCTACATTGATACGGAAGATGAGCAAG CTGAAGAAAACTACCAACAGAAATCAATTCCAG GTCAGCCCAAACGCAAGAAGCAGAACGTTGATGCCATTATGCGGGAGGCGAAACGTATACTTGACCAGTCAG ACAACGAAGACATTGACGATGAGCCTGAGCGCATTCGTCCTAAACCACGTGACCGACAACGCCCAGCTAGGCCACGCCCACAACACCGCAGATCCCGTGACGTGAGAAGCGATCGCGACGATCGGTCATCAATGACAACCACGACGAAATCAGGTCACACGGGGGTTAGTGGGACTTCGAGAACAACGGGATCTCGTAAACCAGCGCCTTCCAAGAACATCAAAGATATTATAAGTACTCGCCGCAAGGAACGCTATCAAGCTACTTCGTTTGAAACGATGAAAGAGAATTTGTTGAAAGACAGTGACACTCTTAACCGTAGTAATAATGTCCAAAAGTTCACCGCTCATTCCGATAAGTCGCCCGATGAAGGGTATTCTTCGAAAGTATCTGAGAGTGTTAAGAGCGAAGAAAATGCTCGACCTATCGGACGAAGTATGCGGACGCCTCCGGATTCCCCGGTGCAGAAAAATGTTACAAAGACCACTGTTACAAAAGTAACTAAAACAACGCACACTGGTGGAAAGAAAGACGATGATACAGTTAGTACAGCGAGCAAGTGGAAAGTTAACGAAGGCAATGTTTATCTTGATCATACAGAGACTCAGATGGGCTCTATGAACCAAAAGTCTGATTCCACTACTAAACGAATTCCAAGTCGAACACCCAGTCGTGTTTCAAAAGCCTCATTTAGACAGGAATCAAAACTGCCTTCACACTCTGAATCACCAACAAAAGACAAGAATCTTTCCTTAGATACAAAGCAAGCAAGTCGCGCACCATCACGAATTAGCGAGCAACTAGcaagtaaagaaaataaaaatgcaaaaagagCGCCGTCAAGGACTAGTTTTGCAAATAACGATGCTAGTGTTGCTACGAACACTTCAAATAAAACCACGGttacaactacaacaacaactgtTACCCAAGAAAACAAACGGACTCCCTCTAACACCGATTCTAGAACTGCGCCAAAGGACAATTCAAGTGCAGTCTTTCTCACACAGACAGGTGATGATGACGAGGAGAAAAGTCACAGTGACGTTACAGCCATTGATGCTGTAAATGAAGTAAACAGAAGCTTTCATGAAGATTCGGTAACTAAAAAGACCCCATCTGTTAATGCATCGAGAGAGACAATAAGCGCGGGCAGGTCCTCAGTGATGGGTAGTCAATCGCAAAACAAGAAACCATCAAGTATCCTCGTTTCGAAAAACACCCCAACTGGTGCTAATGGTTCGTTGAGAGAAAGCGAAAAACAACCCAAAAGGGTTAGTGTTGTAGATAATCCGCACCGAAGCGAGACTCCGGTTCAGTCTGATTATAGAAATATGAATGGACATGCTTCCCCATATGCAAAATCAACTACAAGTGATAAGCCAGTGCCAAAAACTTCAGTAACGcataatgttaataaaagaGTTACTGAGAAAGTAGTCGAGCATGAATATGAAAGAGGGCATGGTGCTCATCCCAATCAAGTTAAAAAGGTACCTCAGAAACAGAATGAACCGACAAAAAACTTAGACAATGATGCATTAGTTTCTAAAAAGATAACGTACCAAgacagaaataaacaaacactagTCTCAAATCCAAAACTTAAAAGATTGTCTAAAGATTCTGGACAGACAAATCAGACTCGTCCATCGCGATCGCGAACGCCGATAGGGGATGGCCGAACCGCGGTTAATGGGGATATTAAAATGAATCGCGATGAATACGAGAAAAAAAACGCGGGTAAACCTAAGAAATCAACCGGTCGGCGTTCAAAGAGTCCTGGGACGCGCAAACGATCGAGTTCCAGCGGTAGAAAAGGAAGAGGGAGAAAAAGGTCAACTTCTGGCGAACGCGCAAGAAAGAAGTCTACATCTAGAGAAAGGAAGCATGCTGTTACACCTTCTCGGTTTCCAGATATACAGAAGAAAAACGGTAAATGGGAGGTCAGTGTCCAAGAAGAGGAGAAGGTGACTGAAGTGGCACCCGCGGCGAGTCAATGGCGAGATTTGGTGAATAAGTATATTCGTCAGCCCAGCCCAAAGGTCGGCAGAACAGATGATAGATCGTTATTGGATTCTAATTTGGATACGGACGACGAGGATGAAGATATCTTTACGCGAATGCAGAAAAGATACGATCTTAGTGTTAACAGTGATTCAGATCGCGATTAG
- the LOC128211208 gene encoding uncharacterized protein LOC128211208 isoform X5, whose protein sequence is MEESEQGSQLFPQPINKVEIFNKTSKNVHFDQFVYIRSIDNEKIMQGRPLNRAPGRFPVAARHDARPKAADKGKRLQSLPSKKEEHASMVEDRNATSAPSKEQQGGCQPMPQINNLVGKEQTTATATSVNHKPSQEHLPVKQQQPQKPEMAKISPIEKERERKPQPDVKTNSDGSGRTTAAGAKDDGKRTVAAREERKSVNMPGAAGRSTQQDDRKRSETFTKSVDVAGGGKETSTAKQGYRKLPPDDHGPAEPPRLPSVTVPLKTAEPTRQPSPEPDPRHVLTVRQQQAEADRKRAREQKERQLENQRQKEKEREITIEASPRRATSEKTDKSWSTIKSSKQNPAASSLQPAMKSKTSMEISQVPPLEMSDRKRREVTIVDPKTMKAYDTEEGEIMDEAFMHEYEYKHGADLHSKTFNEMTDEEKIEYFRDYMKMRPEQIRELTFHPRVTEPKTIHRAYTGVDVGNWGRNRVKSSTRPKSRRVSVYKKVKTVAPPQRKAFVHSRLQGVVYRHINKVYGASPREEREKRFFEKLARVQMDDMQHQYELLADRERRTFEAKLRQRDQLKRVRKKFEEDSWRRFMTQYVTSKVVESEYSNRQDYGLPNNISRGRPHHANPYARSQRQMYALTPNRRQKLNQKKFSSMFKYNMGPEYKAGGKPMKFEGIDTVYIDTEDEQAEENYQQKSIPGQPKRKKQNVDAIMREAKRILDQSDNEDIDDEPERIRPKPRDRQRPARPRPQHRRSRDVRSDRDDRSSMTTTTKSGHTGVSGTSRTTGSRKPAPSKNIKDIISTRRKERYQATSFETMKENLLKDSDTLNRSNNVQKFTAHSDKSPDEGYSSKVSESVKSEENARPIGRSMRTPPDSPVQKNVTKTTVTKVTKTTHTGGKKDDDTVSTASKWKVNEGNVYLDHTETQMGSMNQKSDSTTKRIPSRTPSRVSKASFRQESKLPSHSESPTKDKNLSLDTKQASRAPSRISEQLASKENKNAKRAPSRTSFANNDASVATNTSNKTTVTTTTTTVTQENKRTPSNTDSRTAPKDNSSAVFLTQTGDDDEEKSHSDVTAIDAVNEVNRSFHEDSVTKKTPSVNASRETISAGRSSVMGSQSQNKKPSSILVSKNTPTGANGSLRESEKQPKRVSVVDNPHRSETPVQSDYRNMNGHASPYAKSTTSDKPVPKTSVTHNVNKRVTEKVVEHEYERGHGAHPNQVKKVPQKQNEPTKNLDNDALVSKKITYQDRNKQTLVSNPKLKRLSKDSGQTNQTRPSRSRTPIGDGRTAVNGDIKMNRDEYEKKNAGKPKKSTGRRSKSPGTRKRSSSSGRKGRGRKRSTSGERARKKSTSRERKHAVTPSRFPDIQKKNGKWEVSVQEEEKVTEVAPAASQWRDLVNKYIRQPSPKVGRTDDRSLLDSNLDTDDEDEDIFTRMQKRYDLSVNSDSDRD, encoded by the exons ATCCATCGACAATGAGAAGATCATGCAGGGACGACCGCTCAATAGAGCGCCCGGACGGTTTCCGGTGGCGGCCAGGCATGATGCACGGCCCAAAGCGGCGGACAAAGGGAAGCGGTTGCAGTCACTGCCTTCTAAGAAAGAGGAACATG CTTCCATGGTCGAAGACCGTAACGCGACATCGGCACCATCGAAGGAACAGCAAGGGGGCTGTCAACCCATGCCCCAGATCAATAACCTTGTTGGCAAGGAACAAACAACTGCTACCG CCACCTCAGTAAATCATAAACCGAGCCAAGAGCATCTGCCAGTCAAACAGCAACAGCCACAGAAACCGGAAATGGCCAAAATATCTCCAATAGAAAAAGAGCGAGAACGGAAACCCCAACCGGATGTGAAGACAAATTCAGACGGTAGTGGAAGAACAACGGCAGCTGGTGCGAAGGATGACGGAAAGCGAACGGTGGCAGCTCGCGAGGAAAGGAAGTCTGTAAACATGCCAG GCGCGGCCGGTCGCAGTACACAACAAGATGACCGAAAACG GTCCGAAACATTTACCAAAAGCGTCGACGTGGCGGGTGGAGGGAAGGAAACATCTACAGCAAAACAAGG TTACCGGAAGTTACCGCCAGATGACCACGGGCCGGCCGAACCTCCAAGGCTTCCTTCAGTGACAGTTCCGCTAAAGACGGCGGAACCCACACGTCAGCCGTCACCGGAACCGGATCCGCGTCACGTGTTGACCGTCAGGCAACAGCAGGCGGAGGCGGACCGGAAGCGCGCCCGCGAGCAGAAAGAACGACAACTGGAAAATCAGAGACAAAAAGAGAAGGAGCGCGAAATTACAATCGAAGCATCGCCGCGCAGAGCAACTTCCGAGAAAACTGACAAAAGTTGGTCAACTATTAAGTCGAGTAAACAAAATCCAGCAGCCAGTTCCTTACAGCCAGCGATGAAGTCTAAAACGTCAATGGAAATTTCGCAAGTCCCGCCATTAGAAATGTCGGACCGGAAACGAAGGGAGGTTACTATTGTAGATCCGAAAACTATGAAAGCGTATGACACTGAAGAGGGTGAAATTATGGATGAAGCGTTTATGCACGAATATGAGTACAAGCACGGTGCGGATTTACATTCTAAGACATTTAATGAAATGACAGatgaagaaaaaatagaatACTTTAGAGACTATATGAAAATGAGACCGGAACAAATTCGCGAGTTAACGTTTCACCCAAGAGTTACGGAGCCTAAAACTATCCACAGAGCTTACACGGGCGTTGACGTAGGCAATTGGGGCAGAAATAGAGTTAAGTCAAGTACACGGCCAAAATCTCGTAGAGTTAGCGTGTATAAGAAAGTAAAGACTGTCGCGCCACCGCAAAGGAAGGCGTTCGTACATAGTAGGTTACAAGGCGTGGTTTATAGACACATTAATAAAGTTTACGGCGCATCACCGCGCGAAGAACGAGAAAAACGTTTCTTTGAGAAACTTGCGCGGGTTCAAATGGATGATATGCAGCATCAGTATGAACTGTTGGCAGATCGGGAGCGGCGAACGTTCGAGGCCAAGCTACGACAACGTGATCAATTAAAACGTGTACGCAAAAAGTTCGAGGAAGACTCATGGCGACGTTTCATGACACAGTACGTGACCTCAAAGGTTGTCGAATCGGAGTATAGTAATAGACAGGACTATGGACTTCCAAACAATATTTCACGCGGACGTCCGCATCATGCTAACCCCTATGCAAGAAGTCAACGTCAAATGTATGCGTTGACGCCAAATCGACGTCAAAAACTGAACCAGAAAAAGTTCTCAAGCATGTTCAAATACAATATGGGCCCCGAGTATAAGGCTGGAGGGAAACCAATGAAGTTTGAAGGAATTGACACCGTCTACATTGATACGGAAGATGAGCAAG CTGAAGAAAACTACCAACAGAAATCAATTCCAG GTCAGCCCAAACGCAAGAAGCAGAACGTTGATGCCATTATGCGGGAGGCGAAACGTATACTTGACCAGTCAG ACAACGAAGACATTGACGATGAGCCTGAGCGCATTCGTCCTAAACCACGTGACCGACAACGCCCAGCTAGGCCACGCCCACAACACCGCAGATCCCGTGACGTGAGAAGCGATCGCGACGATCGGTCATCAATGACAACCACGACGAAATCAGGTCACACGGGGGTTAGTGGGACTTCGAGAACAACGGGATCTCGTAAACCAGCGCCTTCCAAGAACATCAAAGATATTATAAGTACTCGCCGCAAGGAACGCTATCAAGCTACTTCGTTTGAAACGATGAAAGAGAATTTGTTGAAAGACAGTGACACTCTTAACCGTAGTAATAATGTCCAAAAGTTCACCGCTCATTCCGATAAGTCGCCCGATGAAGGGTATTCTTCGAAAGTATCTGAGAGTGTTAAGAGCGAAGAAAATGCTCGACCTATCGGACGAAGTATGCGGACGCCTCCGGATTCCCCGGTGCAGAAAAATGTTACAAAGACCACTGTTACAAAAGTAACTAAAACAACGCACACTGGTGGAAAGAAAGACGATGATACAGTTAGTACAGCGAGCAAGTGGAAAGTTAACGAAGGCAATGTTTATCTTGATCATACAGAGACTCAGATGGGCTCTATGAACCAAAAGTCTGATTCCACTACTAAACGAATTCCAAGTCGAACACCCAGTCGTGTTTCAAAAGCCTCATTTAGACAGGAATCAAAACTGCCTTCACACTCTGAATCACCAACAAAAGACAAGAATCTTTCCTTAGATACAAAGCAAGCAAGTCGCGCACCATCACGAATTAGCGAGCAACTAGcaagtaaagaaaataaaaatgcaaaaagagCGCCGTCAAGGACTAGTTTTGCAAATAACGATGCTAGTGTTGCTACGAACACTTCAAATAAAACCACGGttacaactacaacaacaactgtTACCCAAGAAAACAAACGGACTCCCTCTAACACCGATTCTAGAACTGCGCCAAAGGACAATTCAAGTGCAGTCTTTCTCACACAGACAGGTGATGATGACGAGGAGAAAAGTCACAGTGACGTTACAGCCATTGATGCTGTAAATGAAGTAAACAGAAGCTTTCATGAAGATTCGGTAACTAAAAAGACCCCATCTGTTAATGCATCGAGAGAGACAATAAGCGCGGGCAGGTCCTCAGTGATGGGTAGTCAATCGCAAAACAAGAAACCATCAAGTATCCTCGTTTCGAAAAACACCCCAACTGGTGCTAATGGTTCGTTGAGAGAAAGCGAAAAACAACCCAAAAGGGTTAGTGTTGTAGATAATCCGCACCGAAGCGAGACTCCGGTTCAGTCTGATTATAGAAATATGAATGGACATGCTTCCCCATATGCAAAATCAACTACAAGTGATAAGCCAGTGCCAAAAACTTCAGTAACGcataatgttaataaaagaGTTACTGAGAAAGTAGTCGAGCATGAATATGAAAGAGGGCATGGTGCTCATCCCAATCAAGTTAAAAAGGTACCTCAGAAACAGAATGAACCGACAAAAAACTTAGACAATGATGCATTAGTTTCTAAAAAGATAACGTACCAAgacagaaataaacaaacactagTCTCAAATCCAAAACTTAAAAGATTGTCTAAAGATTCTGGACAGACAAATCAGACTCGTCCATCGCGATCGCGAACGCCGATAGGGGATGGCCGAACCGCGGTTAATGGGGATATTAAAATGAATCGCGATGAATACGAGAAAAAAAACGCGGGTAAACCTAAGAAATCAACCGGTCGGCGTTCAAAGAGTCCTGGGACGCGCAAACGATCGAGTTCCAGCGGTAGAAAAGGAAGAGGGAGAAAAAGGTCAACTTCTGGCGAACGCGCAAGAAAGAAGTCTACATCTAGAGAAAGGAAGCATGCTGTTACACCTTCTCGGTTTCCAGATATACAGAAGAAAAACGGTAAATGGGAGGTCAGTGTCCAAGAAGAGGAGAAGGTGACTGAAGTGGCACCCGCGGCGAGTCAATGGCGAGATTTGGTGAATAAGTATATTCGTCAGCCCAGCCCAAAGGTCGGCAGAACAGATGATAGATCGTTATTGGATTCTAATTTGGATACGGACGACGAGGATGAAGATATCTTTACGCGAATGCAGAAAAGATACGATCTTAGTGTTAACAGTGATTCAGATCGCGATTAG